A single Pseudomonadota bacterium DNA region contains:
- a CDS encoding DUF3341 domain-containing protein — protein sequence MTVSAEFDDTDVALAAAKALTDEGVVAADDIEIRSAWPLFEEALPPHFHRPMRIRNFVRFLWVCGAIAGFSLVWFCQTDYPIRTSGQAIVPVPIDAIITYECAQITGLIMTTFFFFIETNVFRMRPIPEEEDLAVGNGQLAVVVGGPNAEKARAILERGGARAVRTFSSVALAFLILLSLFTTGCGNLTVGELFQQIGQAPQVRMRTQTGHGVPGWPLDKERAWPIKDQENVNAGYDPGVYSMPTRKDPDIAALTEPYGKLLEPSELERQQLLHPSHSTPAEVIAFANPTAATIASENRGKVVYEQNCQFCHGIAGKGDGPVGEKLAIPPASIADRPDLLPPGLGSGKGSTDGDLYWTLTVGPQSHAMPAFGTKLDPMDRYYVVRYIRALQRNAGAKIPALSAQGAPKAEGEKPAAEAAPKAEAEKPAGEGGEQPAAAPEKSESPAAASSGEATK from the coding sequence GCCCCTATTTGAAGAGGCCTTGCCGCCGCACTTCCATCGGCCCATGCGCATCCGCAACTTCGTGCGCTTCCTCTGGGTGTGCGGCGCCATCGCGGGCTTCTCGCTGGTCTGGTTCTGCCAGACCGACTACCCGATTCGCACGAGCGGACAGGCCATCGTGCCCGTGCCCATCGACGCCATCATCACGTATGAGTGCGCCCAGATCACAGGCCTCATCATGACCACGTTCTTCTTCTTCATCGAGACGAACGTGTTCCGGATGCGCCCCATCCCGGAAGAGGAAGACCTCGCCGTGGGCAATGGCCAGCTGGCCGTGGTCGTCGGCGGCCCCAACGCCGAGAAGGCCCGCGCCATCCTCGAGCGGGGCGGCGCCCGCGCCGTGCGCACGTTCTCGAGCGTCGCCCTGGCCTTCCTGATCCTGCTGAGCCTCTTCACCACCGGATGTGGCAACCTCACGGTGGGCGAGCTCTTCCAGCAGATCGGACAGGCACCGCAGGTGCGCATGCGCACGCAGACGGGCCACGGTGTCCCGGGCTGGCCCCTCGACAAGGAACGCGCCTGGCCCATCAAGGACCAGGAGAACGTGAACGCTGGCTACGACCCCGGTGTGTACAGCATGCCCACCCGCAAGGATCCAGACATCGCGGCCCTCACCGAACCCTACGGTAAGCTTCTCGAGCCGAGCGAGCTCGAGCGCCAGCAGCTGCTTCACCCGAGCCACTCCACCCCTGCGGAGGTGATTGCGTTCGCCAACCCGACCGCCGCCACCATTGCGTCTGAGAACCGTGGCAAGGTTGTCTACGAGCAGAACTGCCAGTTCTGCCACGGCATCGCGGGCAAGGGCGACGGCCCGGTGGGCGAGAAGCTGGCCATCCCGCCAGCCAGCATCGCTGACCGCCCTGACCTCCTCCCGCCGGGGCTGGGCAGCGGCAAGGGCTCCACCGACGGCGACCTCTACTGGACGCTCACCGTAGGCCCCCAGTCTCACGCCATGCCGGCCTTCGGCACCAAGCTCGACCCGATGGACCGGTACTACGTCGTGCGCTACATCCGCGCGCTGCAGCGCAACGCTGGCGCAAAGATTCCCGCGCTGAGCGCTCAGGGCGCGCCCAAGGCCGAAGGCGAGAAGCCTGCGGCCGAAGCCGCACCCAAGGCCGAAGCCGAGAAGCCTGCGGGCGAAGGGGGCGAGCAGCCCGCTGCTGCACCCGAGAAGTCCGAGTCGCCCGCGGCGGCCTCCAGCGGAGAAGCCACGAAGTAA